From the genome of Solanum pennellii chromosome 6, SPENNV200:
atctaatatccatattcttttttaaaaaataaaataaaattggataACACCTCTCTAAATGGTTATTAGTAacatttttacattttatttttacttatttagtttaatctttcaaatttttgaagtcttatcacatagaaaatttctatttttttaggcTGCAACtctttttatgtaattaaatCGAATGTATATGTTAGAACTAGTAGTACCGGATGATATATATCATACTATCAATGGATTTAATTGATCTCAATACCTTCAACATGAAAtatagctatatatatataaaatttactatttGAATTATAAGAATTAAATTTCAACTTATAATTTTAGAAGTTTAACATACCttgttaacatttcataatagtAGCTTTCAACACGATTTTCTTCATATCGAGGACTCAAATCTGAGACCTTTAGCTAAAATATTCtgcatataattattaactctCATTATTTGACGATTTTGACTTTTAACTGATTTCTTTGAAGAGAATATATATGCATGATACTATGAAAAGTAACCAAATATATAttccaaaataataaaaaatatttatcataaagTATTGTGGTGGGAGAGTTGATTGTCTAAATGATCACATAATTTTTAACTATTATCCATCAAACTTATCTATTTTTATTGTCTTCCAAAGAAATATGAgcacttgtttttttttttctttaggaattaaaaaagaaaaggatgaGTTGGGTCAAGGAATGGGTTTTTTTATGTGTATTGAGATTAAGTTCGATCCACGTTCTAAATTAGTGTTTGAacggttataaaaaaaaattgcatgtcATTTCTctcctaaaaatataaaatctagATAAGATTATCATTaaagaaaacatagaaaatagATAACTTCGATCGCTAAATAAATTAGAGTGACTCCATTTTAAatagagaaaatacataaaattccTTTCAAATTTGTTCGCAAAATTCACTTTAGCAGTATAACATTATGAACGTTTAAATACCCCCTTAAAAAACTTTCAAGTGAATTAAATATCACCTTATATATTATACCAGTTTCACGATTGAAAGGTGATATACAGTTGCGCCACATTAGTGCCACCTCAGTGACACGTTGATAACACGTCATATGgtgaaattatttaattttcattttttttccatgtcatttttatatttaattttcatttctttttatttcttctatattACTATTTGCTTTTCATTTTCCATGTTCAATCATCTTCTTTGTTGTTCTATCTTCTCCATTGTAATACCAAAATTAAAGCTCCATACGGTAGAAAACTAAAACACAACATAATTTCtaataatttaacaaatattatgtaaaacagagaaaaagagctatacatataatattattgaacAATAGTTGCTAGTGCTTTAATGATAACTATGGCGACTGCTTCAACAACAATTATAGGAGCCGTTGTTGTTCCATTAGACTCAAAATTAACAGATTTGAAGTTATTCAAACATTTTACCATGGTTGAGGAAAAAacgaaaacaaacaaaaaagaaaataggaagAATGAAAGAAATCCAAGAAAAAAGGTATGCCCAACTTTTTGTCCAATTCACCAATGTGGTGAAATTTTTTGGCAAGATCTGATGGTCATACAACATctagttttttaaattttatttgtcacGTCAGTTATAAAAGTTGTATTTAATTCATTGAAAAgttttttaagggaaaatttAAATGTTCATAAAGTTATAATGCTAAAGTGAATTTTGCGAATAACTTTGAGGgagattttatgtattttctcttcTAAATATTCTCTATTATCGAATGAGCATAATCTCTTCATTCTTAATTTGATAAGTCAAGTTTAAGCCTTTAACAATAAATTATCTGAATTTATTAATGGATCCCAAATGAGGTATAGAATATCAAATggaaaatcaaaaagaaaataaaagtaataaaccAAAAGTCattaaatctcaataattttaaatttcttgctaaaaaaggaaaaatcatttcatgaggaaaatgattttacaaaaaGGCAGGCTTAAATATGccattaaattttgaaaaaagacTTATTTACGAGCTTTGAAAAAACACTCATCTATGCTGTTTGCTTAAACTTTGACTCATCTACACCAATTTTAGTTaacaaataataacatgaatGAACTTTTTCTCAAACGAAAACATAGATGAACTAAACTTTCAACAGCGGAAATATATGATCTTTTCACAAAGTTTGATGGCATGTTTGAGTCTTTtcctaaaaaaacatattatccTAGAGTTCGTTATATAGAAAAGaggaaaatgacaaaattgaccATGCCTTTTAAACACTATAAATTAACATCCATTCTTACTTATAACTTTGACAACTTATTCCCATATCATTTCTACTAAttcagaaaaaagaaataaaactcTTTATATTCCAAAAAAACATGTCAAGAGACATAATTCCCATTTACTCTTTACTATCACTCTTTTTGATGTGTCTTTGTTTGGTTTTAGCAAATGCAGACGTTGAATGCACAGATATGATGAAAAATTTGATGCCATGTCAAGGGTTCTTAATGAGTGGAGATGATTCTCCTAGTGTTGATTGTTGTAGTCAAGCACAAGCTCTTGACAAACAATTCGCAGCGTCTGATAAGCCGGACCGTGAAGGTATCTGCTCATGCCTCAAGGCTGCTACACAAATACCTATAAATCTTGAGAAAGCAGCAATGCTCCCTTCCTTATGCAACCTTGATACAAAAATACCTATCGACCCTAACGTTGATTGCACCACgtaatttcttcttctatttatatatttaataccattatgttttgttttatgtGACACATTTTTCATTGAAATTTATATGTGGtaacatgtttttatatatttccTTGTAGGGTTTGAAGGACAAGCTAGTATTGGAATTGATCCTTATTAAAAGAAGTGATATACAAGTTTCAATTTTATGATGAtgtaatgtttttttaataaaaggacTCTATCCCAATTATATTATGttctatttaaaattatgtaacaTCTATATATTTTGTGTTAGTGGGGGAAAAGCCCTGCTTTATACGCatattaataagaaaatattgttgttgaaGCTTAGTGTATAGTCATTCTTTTTGACGCATTAACTATTTCTCTTCACTTCCCTCGTTATTTGGGACAAATtgaaaatttgtataatatgGTTTCtgattattgaaaaataaaagttgaagacaaaatcaaaatccaaaattaatcatcatatctggAAATCGGACAAAAAGTTCTTTTATTCCCATGAAAGTGGCTACATTTCAACGAACTTTTAAGGTAAAATATGTAAACGTGACTTTTAACTTGACcttaattgatatatataccctttaactttggatgtgcatataaaattgaataaatagacgCAATCATCATACGTGACATCTTACAATATAGATacattacattaatata
Proteins encoded in this window:
- the LOC107022967 gene encoding non-specific lipid-transfer protein-like codes for the protein MSRDIIPIYSLLSLFLMCLCLVLANADVECTDMMKNLMPCQGFLMSGDDSPSVDCCSQAQALDKQFAASDKPDREGICSCLKAATQIPINLEKAAMLPSLCNLDTKIPIDPNVDCTTV